A window of Candidatus Margulisiibacteriota bacterium genomic DNA:
GTCCATGCATTTGCACCTTCGTAATAAACAAGATAATTCTCGTATTTCATAAATTTTGCAAATGGAAGTAAGAGTTTGTTCCCCCAGACGAACATTATGGGAATACAGGCAAGCATGCAAAACAGATATTTCTTTGTTATTTTCTTGTTTGCCAGAAAATAAAACGGGAAAAAAAAGATAGAGGATTTATGTATGGTAAAAGTAATCAAGGTAAGCAGTAAAAACGGAAGGAATCTTCTCTTTTTTATAAATTCATATCCCAGAAAAACAACCAAAGTAGTGGCTATTGTCTGCCTGATCGCTGTTAATGTAATAGAATAAAACACCGTTGAATAAATCAGGAAACTTATCACCGGTTCTGACGAATTTCTGTATATCCATATTCCGAGGGGCACGGTAAAAATCAACGCGATAATGATAAGATAGACCTGGTAATTTGTTGTGAATATCTGGACAAAT
This region includes:
- a CDS encoding EpsG family protein translates to MTIYLINIFLIMLSGALFLYGVPERRNKKLFCILASSQWVLLSGLRHISIGPDTYSYKIHSFDVRMYQTWKELWRNFIDVLFRGAVGNDPGYYLFEKFVQIFTTNYQVYLIIIALIFTVPLGIWIYRNSSEPVISFLIYSTVFYSITLTAIRQTIATTLVVFLGYEFIKKRRFLPFLLLTLITFTIHKSSIFFFPFYFLANKKITKKYLFCMLACIPIMFVWGNKLLLPFAKFMKYENYLVYYEGANAWT